ACGACTGTTCCGATTCGTTTCATTGGCAGTTCATTGGCAATTCATTGGCAGTGTGGTTGATAGCGAGCAGCGCAACGCTCCATCACTCGCGCATCGCCACGACGTACGCCGCGACGGCTTGCACGAGATCGTTCTTCGACGAGTCCTCCGCGCCACGGACAACGACTCGGCCGCGTCTTGCCCACGGTTCGCGCGAATAAGCTTTATCGCGCTCGATTGTCGCGTCGTAGCCGATCTGCTGGACGGCCTTCGCGATTTCGTCGACCGATGGCTCATCGACTGCCAACTCCTCTGAGACACGCCGTCCGTCGGCCCGCGAGAGCGAGGCATCGAGATAGGCGGGCCAGATAACGTTCTCGACCATGCCCGTTCCTGTGCGGGGAAGTGAGTAAACCTTTTTCAACTTCGTTCGTCGTTCGTCGTTCGTCCCGAATTCGAGTGGGGCCAGCGGCGAAAAGGGTAGTCGACAGAACCGAAGAGACTGCCACCGAGACTGCGACTAAGAAGAGTGGACGAGTAGAAGATGTGAGCGGAGAGATTAGCGCAGTCGTGCGCCGAGACCGAGTGTCGCAAGCACAGCAGCAAGGGCCCCAGCAACGCCGAAGCCAGGGATCGAATCGTCGCCGGCATCTCCGTCATCAGTCGTCGCCTCCCCGTCCTCGTCGTCGCCCGCACCAGCACCATCATCATCGCTCGCCGCCGATCCCTCGAGTTCTGCACTCGCCTCGTCGTAGGCTTCAGGGTGGATCTCCTCCACGATCGACGTGACCGCCAGCACGACCTGCGGTGCCGGCTGGTTCAGTCGGTTTGCATCGACGGCGATCACGTTATCCTCCTCGACAGCCGTAATCTCACTTGCTGCATCCGGGATCGGTGGTTCTTCCCTATCGTCTGGGTAAACGACCCACTCCGGATCAGCGTCGACGACCGTCTCGGCGTTGATCGGCTCGTACCACGTAATGCCCGCGTCCTCGGCGACGTTCTCGAGTCCAGCGGTCGACAGGATGTCGCCGATGAACGTCCCCGTTCCAGCCGTCATCCCGTCATCACCCATCGTGTAGTAGACGAGCGGGCGGTCGGCATCCTCGAGTGCAGTCTCGACGATTTCGAGCTGGTCGTCCATCCAGTCGACCGTGTCGTCGGCGCCGTCGCACTCGTCGACGAGCGCGCCAGTCGTCTCGACGTTCTCGCGCACGTCATCGATCGATTCGGCCTCCGGGAAGTGGTAGACGGTGAAGTCTGCCTCGTCGCGTAGCGTCTCGATATCCTCGGCCTGCGTCGCGTTCGCCGCCAGCACGAGGTCAGGATCGGTTGCAATGATCTGTTCGTGGTCGACAGTCCAGCCGTCACCGACATCTGCGCGGTCGCCGCGGTCGAGTCCGCTCGTCGCGTCGCTGTAGGGCATCCCATCGAGGCGGTCCTCCGCGCCGATTTCGTACATCGTCTGGGCGTCGCTGGCCTGCAGCGCAACGACGGAGTCAGGCGCTTCCTCGAGTGTGATCGTCTCGCCCGTCGCGTCGGTCAACTCGAGTGGGTACTCACAGGAGACGGCCTCCTGTGTGAGTGCCGATTGTGTCTCTAGAAGCGATTGCGAAGGGGTCTGGTCTGTCTCAACCGACTGGGCGGCACCGGTGGGGTTGTCGCCTGCGATACCGCCAGCGGCCGCAAGCGGCGCCGTTGCCGACGCAGCAACGACAGCCATCAGTACCGCGAGTAGCACGAGCGTACGTTTGTGTCGCATCGAGCGTGAGTGAGATCTACTCCAACAAATATTTGGCTAAAGCAATCATGCTTGCACAGTATGTACCAACCGGGCCGCACTGTCGCGTGGTCGGCGGGACTCCTCGTCCTGCTCGTCGCCGTCGTCCTCGTCAGCGCTGCACTCGGCCCGGTACGAATTGATCCCGTAACGGTCGCGATGGCCGCGCTGAACGCCGTCGTCGTTCCGACCAGTGTCTCGGTGAACACCACAAGCATCACCGTTCTCGGGTTCGCAATCCCCGTGCTGATCCCGGCGTTCGAGTACACTGCCGTCTTCTCGTTCGATGTCGCTGGCTCACACCAGTTGATCGTCGAAACGATCCGAATGCCCCGAATCGCGCTCGCCGCGACGGTCGGCTTCTCGCTTGCTGCTGCAGGAACCGTCATGCAGGGATTCTTCCGGAACCCGCTCGCAGATCCGTCGATCATCGGTGTCTCCTCTGGAGCTGCGGCGGGTGCCGTGGCCGCTATCGCCTTTCCCGCGATCGTGCCGTTCGGGAGTATTCACCTCTCGGCGTTCGTGGGCGCGCTCGTCACGGCGTTCCTCGTCTACGCTATCGCGACAGAGGGCGGACGCACGCCAGTCGCAACCCTACTGCTCGCCGGCGTCGCGATTCAGGCCTTTCTAGGCGCGCTGATCTCGTATATGCTGGTTCACAGCGGCGACGACCTCAGACAGGCCGTCGTCTGGATGATGGGCCACCTGAATAACACGACCTGGAGCGACGTGGGATTCGCCTTGCCGGTTGCGCTGCTCGGTGTCGGCGTCCTCGGTGCGTACGTCCGCGAACTGAACGTCCTCCTGCTCGGCGAGGAGGACGCCCACCACCTCGGCGTCGACGTCGAACGGACCAAGCTCCTCCTGCTCGCTCTCGCGAGCATCGTGACGGCAGCGGGCGTCGCGGTCGCCGGCGTTATTGGCTTCGTCGGCCTCGTCGTCCCGCACATCATGCGCCTGATCGTCGGCCCGGATCATCGGATTTTGCTCCCGACGAGCGCACTGGCCGGCGCGTCCTTCCTCGTCGTGACGGACACCATTGCCCGCACCGGGCCGGCCGAAGTCCCGGTCGGCATCGTCACCGCCTTCGTCGGCGTCCCATTTTTCCTGTTCCTGCTCGTTCGACGGGAGGTGCATTCGCTGTGAGCGACCCGACCGACTCGATCGACCCGACCGACTCGATCGACTCGACCGACTCGACCGACTCGAGTAGCTGGGACGACTCCGACGCTAGCGAACCACAGGAGGACACACTCCAACTCGAGCCGGCTCCGATCACGGTCACCGACCTTTCGCTGTCGTTCGGCGATCTGACCGTTCTGGAAAACGTCTCGCTCTCGATCGAACCCGGCGAGTTCGTCGGCTTCGTCGGCCCGAACGGCGCCGGGAAGACAACCCTGCTGCGCGCCATCAGCGGCGCACTCACGCCGGATTCGGGAACCGTGACGATCGATGCCACTGACGTTCACACCGTCTCTTCGCGCGCATCGAGTCGACTCGTCGCCGTCGTTCCGCAGGATACCTCGCTGTCGTTCTCGTTTCCCGTCCGCGACGTCGTCGAGATGGGCCGCCACCCTCACCGCTCGCGATTCTCTGCGCCGACACACGACGATCGCGACGCGGTCGAACGAGCACTCGAGCGGACCCGGACGACGGACCTCGCAGAGCGGCCGATCGACGAGGTCAGCGGCGGCCAGCGCCAGCGGGTCGTCCTCGCGCGCGCAATCGCACAAGAGACGCCTGCGCTGTTGCTCGACGAGCCAACGGCCAGTCTGGACGTGAACCATCAGATCGAGACGCTTGAACTCGTTCGCGAACTGGTCGATTCAGGGCGGACGGCGGTCGCAGCGATCCACGACCTGGATCTGGCGGCGCGCTACTGCGACCGACTCGTGGTGCTCGCCAACGGCACAGTCCACGACGTCGGCGCGCCAGACGCGGTGCTCACCGCCGATGCGCTCGCCGAGGCGTTCGACGCGAACGCGACGGTAACGACGAATCCGGTGACCGGGACGGAGACGGTGACAGCGCTCCCGGACGCCACGGCGGTTTCGGGCAGCGGGGGCGAGCAGTCGGGAGACAACGCCGCCAACGTGTCGGGTGAGAACGCCGCCCACATCCACGTTCTCGGCACCGGTACGACCGCCGCGAGCGCTGTCGCACGGCTCGCCACCGCCGGCTACGAGGTGTCGATCGGACCGGTCACACACGGCGACGCGGCTGCGGAGACGGCAGCCCGACTTGCAGAGGGAGCGTCCTCCGCCCCTGGCGGTGATGGCAGCAGCCGAGCCGTCGAAACCGTTACAGTCGAACCCTTCGCCGCACTCTCGACCGACGACCGCGCCGAACTCGAGTCGTACATTGGAAACGCAGACACGACCGTACTCGCGGACCTGACGCTCACTGCCGGCAACCAACTCGTGCTCGATCCACTCGAGTCCGTCGAGAAACCGATCCTCGTCGAAACGACGCCGCTCGCGGAACGCAGCGGTGTGGGTGCGGCGGCACGGGAGCGCTACGAGGCGTGTCGCGAGCGCGGTATCGAAGTCGGTCTTGACGAGGTTCTCGACGGTGTCGAGAGTGTGCTGTCAGTGTCGGACACTGGGACAGGGGCTGTGGGGGTGGACTCGAGTAGCGAGGTGAGTGCGGACAAGACGAGCGCAGAAACGCGAGCGTCTATTGGGGACGAGACGGAAGGCGAGTCTGCGGTGTCGCGGGAGTTGCGGGAGTCGCTGGAGTCGCAGGACGACTGAGACAATAGTAGCCACTGCAAGTCACTGCACACCAGCTCGCACGATGGCAGCGCGGTTCGGAGCGAGCGCGGTTCGAAACGAACGAAGTGAGTGAGAACCGCGGACCGCGAGCGGGGAACAACGTGACCCGCGAGCGAGTAGAACGAGTGAGAACCGCGGACCACGAGCGGGGAACAACGTGACCCGCGAGCGAGTAGAACGAGTGAGAACCGCGGAAGTGCGATCAGTGTGTAACAAGTTGCAGTTGTTACTATAGGTGCGTACTCGCCGAGATCTGACGCGGCCAGAAGCAACGTGGGCGGCGGCGCGTACAATCTGGGGCGGTTCGGGACGTGCCGGGTCGCAATCATCGGCGCAACTGGACGGTTTTTTACCCCTCCACCACCGATTACCGCGCAATGAGTACACGCGAGACCGCATCCGGCTCCGGGGCCGAGTCCGACCTCGACTACGACGACCTCGGACTCGTTGCCGGGCTGGAGATTCACCAGCAACTCGATACGGCGACGAAACTGTTCTGCCAGTGTCCGACTGAGATTCGCGAGCCCGAAGCGGCCGATCGAACCTTCACGCGCTACCTCCACCCAACGCGGAGCGAACTCGGCGAAATCGACGAGGCCGCCCTGGAGGAGAGTCGCGTCGACCGCGAGTTCGAGTACCTCGCCTACGACTCGACCTGTCTTGTCGAGGAAGACGACGAACCGCCCCACGAACTCGATGCGGAGGCACTCGAGACGGTCCTCGAGATTGCCCAGCTGATGGATAT
The DNA window shown above is from Natrialba magadii ATCC 43099 and carries:
- the srp19 gene encoding signal recognition particle subunit SRP19; this encodes MVENVIWPAYLDASLSRADGRRVSEELAVDEPSVDEIAKAVQQIGYDATIERDKAYSREPWARRGRVVVRGAEDSSKNDLVQAVAAYVVAMRE
- a CDS encoding PGF-CTERM-anchored ABC transporter substrate-binding protein, with product MRHKRTLVLLAVLMAVVAASATAPLAAAGGIAGDNPTGAAQSVETDQTPSQSLLETQSALTQEAVSCEYPLELTDATGETITLEEAPDSVVALQASDAQTMYEIGAEDRLDGMPYSDATSGLDRGDRADVGDGWTVDHEQIIATDPDLVLAANATQAEDIETLRDEADFTVYHFPEAESIDDVRENVETTGALVDECDGADDTVDWMDDQLEIVETALEDADRPLVYYTMGDDGMTAGTGTFIGDILSTAGLENVAEDAGITWYEPINAETVVDADPEWVVYPDDREEPPIPDAASEITAVEEDNVIAVDANRLNQPAPQVVLAVTSIVEEIHPEAYDEASAELEGSAASDDDGAGAGDDEDGEATTDDGDAGDDSIPGFGVAGALAAVLATLGLGARLR
- the btuC gene encoding vitamin B12 ABC transporter permease BtuC, producing the protein MYQPGRTVAWSAGLLVLLVAVVLVSAALGPVRIDPVTVAMAALNAVVVPTSVSVNTTSITVLGFAIPVLIPAFEYTAVFSFDVAGSHQLIVETIRMPRIALAATVGFSLAAAGTVMQGFFRNPLADPSIIGVSSGAAAGAVAAIAFPAIVPFGSIHLSAFVGALVTAFLVYAIATEGGRTPVATLLLAGVAIQAFLGALISYMLVHSGDDLRQAVVWMMGHLNNTTWSDVGFALPVALLGVGVLGAYVRELNVLLLGEEDAHHLGVDVERTKLLLLALASIVTAAGVAVAGVIGFVGLVVPHIMRLIVGPDHRILLPTSALAGASFLVVTDTIARTGPAEVPVGIVTAFVGVPFFLFLLVRREVHSL
- a CDS encoding ATP-binding cassette domain-containing protein; this encodes MSDPTDSIDPTDSIDSTDSTDSSSWDDSDASEPQEDTLQLEPAPITVTDLSLSFGDLTVLENVSLSIEPGEFVGFVGPNGAGKTTLLRAISGALTPDSGTVTIDATDVHTVSSRASSRLVAVVPQDTSLSFSFPVRDVVEMGRHPHRSRFSAPTHDDRDAVERALERTRTTDLAERPIDEVSGGQRQRVVLARAIAQETPALLLDEPTASLDVNHQIETLELVRELVDSGRTAVAAIHDLDLAARYCDRLVVLANGTVHDVGAPDAVLTADALAEAFDANATVTTNPVTGTETVTALPDATAVSGSGGEQSGDNAANVSGENAAHIHVLGTGTTAASAVARLATAGYEVSIGPVTHGDAAAETAARLAEGASSAPGGDGSSRAVETVTVEPFAALSTDDRAELESYIGNADTTVLADLTLTAGNQLVLDPLESVEKPILVETTPLAERSGVGAAARERYEACRERGIEVGLDEVLDGVESVLSVSDTGTGAVGVDSSSEVSADKTSAETRASIGDETEGESAVSRELRESLESQDD